One stretch of Podospora bellae-mahoneyi strain CBS 112042 chromosome 2, whole genome shotgun sequence DNA includes these proteins:
- the SOD2_1 gene encoding Superoxide dismutase [Mn], mitochondrial (COG:P; EggNog:ENOG503NZVT) yields MVNFDNILKYLAVQAPLRAFSGEDFNATKMAVQEYTLPALPYAYNALEPHISAQIMELHHSKHHQAYVTNLNNALKLHVAAVGAGDIASQIEMQQVIKFNGGGHINHSLFWKNLAPAESEETKPEAAKKLVAAVEKTWGSLDDFKKAFSSTLLGIQGSGWGWLVKDSANGLRIVTTKDQDPVVGRDVPVFGVDMWEHAYYLQYLNGKAAYVENIWNVINWKTAEERFLGTSEATKL; encoded by the exons ATGGTCAACTTTGACAATATCTTGAAGTATCTCGCCGTCCAGGCGCCTTTGAGGGCCTTCTCCGGCGAGGACTTTAACGCTACCAAGATGGCTGTTCAAGAGTACACCCTGCCGGCATTGCCATATGCTTACAAT GCTTTGGAACCGCACATTTCAGCCCAGATCATGGAGCTGCACCACAGCAAGCACCACCAGGCCTATGTGACAAACTTGAACAACGCTCTTAAGTTGCacgttgctgctgttggcgcAGGCGATATTGCCAGTCAGATCGAGATGCAGCAGGTCATCAAGTTCAACGGTGGGGGGCATATCAACCACTCGCTATTCTGGAAGAACCTTGCCCCCGCCGAGAGCGAAGAGACAAAGCCCGAGGCTGCAAAAAAGCTGGTGGCTGCTGTCGAGAAGACCTGGGGCAGTCTGGACGACTTCAAGAAGGCTTTCTCTAGCACCTTGCTGGGGATTCAAGGAAGTggctggggctggctggtCAAGGACAGTGCGAATGGGCTGCGGATCGTGACCACCAAGGATCAAGATCCGGTGGTTGGACGAGATGTTCCCGTGTTTGGTGTCGATATGTGGGAGCATGCTTACTATCTTCAG TATCTCAACGGAAAGGCTGCGTATGTCGAGAATATCTGGAACGTCATCAACTggaagacggccgaggagCGCTTCTTGGGCACCAGCGAAGCTACAAAATTGTAA